The following proteins come from a genomic window of Nitrospira sp.:
- a CDS encoding Chemotaxis protein methyltransferase CheR — protein sequence MNRPDMIESRPDAPPSRAKVLLVDDHPVNLMALAELLRRDDVELLHAESGAEALELLLVHDVALALIDVQMPEMDGFELAELMRGVERAKYVPIIFVTAGMRDAERRFRGYEAGAVDLLYKPIETDILKSKVNVFLAIDRQRRELTRLLAERTEAERQARESEAKLQSLASRLERTVEERTEALVESQERLRALAVELNLAEQRERARLATDMHDHLQQLLVLGKLKLAGGKRASVGLPAVEKMIHETDEIFAEALQYTRSLVAELSPPVLRDHGLGAGLRWLSGYYTEKYGMTVTVTMPKAVEPTLLSEDQSVLLFQSVRELLMNAWKHAGTTEAAVVLEQTGDRLRITVSDQGAGFDCAAVAVAEPAGGLSSKFGLFSIKERMRSLGGSLELESAPGKGTIATITLPLRSGAESSGTAAHVRAEHSALRTQHSGPQQNAKIRVLLVDDHAMVRQGIRAVLEGYEDVQIVGEAVDGQDAVRLAEQLRPGIVVMDINMPKMNGIEATQEITARYPNIIVIGLSVNADDDNYRAMTRAGAATLLTKEAAVEQIYETMLAILKDFCPVA from the coding sequence ATGAACAGACCGGATATGATCGAGAGTCGGCCGGATGCGCCGCCGAGCCGTGCCAAGGTGCTGCTCGTGGACGACCATCCGGTCAACCTGATGGCTCTCGCCGAATTGCTGCGCCGCGACGACGTGGAACTGCTGCACGCCGAATCCGGAGCCGAGGCCCTGGAACTGTTATTGGTACACGACGTGGCGCTGGCGCTCATCGACGTGCAGATGCCGGAGATGGACGGCTTCGAACTCGCCGAATTGATGCGCGGCGTGGAACGGGCCAAATACGTCCCGATCATTTTCGTCACCGCGGGCATGCGGGATGCCGAGCGCCGGTTCCGCGGATACGAGGCGGGAGCGGTGGATTTGCTTTACAAGCCCATAGAGACGGATATCCTCAAGAGCAAGGTCAATGTGTTCCTCGCGATCGATCGGCAGCGTCGCGAACTCACCCGGTTGCTGGCGGAACGCACGGAGGCCGAGCGTCAGGCCCGGGAGAGCGAAGCCAAGCTGCAATCGTTGGCAAGCCGCCTGGAACGAACCGTGGAAGAGCGGACGGAAGCACTGGTGGAGTCTCAGGAGCGGCTGCGGGCCTTGGCGGTTGAGTTGAATCTGGCGGAGCAACGCGAGCGAGCGCGATTGGCCACAGACATGCACGATCATTTGCAGCAGCTCCTGGTGCTGGGGAAGCTGAAACTCGCCGGCGGCAAGCGGGCCTCCGTGGGCTTGCCCGCCGTGGAAAAGATGATCCATGAAACGGACGAGATCTTCGCCGAGGCGTTGCAATACACGCGTTCGCTCGTGGCGGAGTTGAGTCCGCCGGTGCTGCGGGACCATGGGCTCGGCGCCGGATTGCGATGGCTCAGCGGCTATTATACGGAGAAGTACGGGATGACCGTGACGGTGACCATGCCGAAGGCGGTGGAACCGACACTGCTGTCGGAGGATCAGTCGGTGCTGCTGTTTCAATCGGTGCGCGAATTATTGATGAATGCTTGGAAACATGCCGGAACCACCGAGGCCGCCGTCGTCTTGGAACAAACGGGCGACCGATTACGGATCACCGTGAGCGATCAGGGAGCAGGTTTCGATTGTGCCGCTGTCGCCGTTGCTGAACCGGCCGGTGGACTGTCGTCCAAATTCGGCCTCTTCAGTATCAAGGAACGCATGCGCTCGCTCGGCGGGTCGTTGGAGTTGGAATCTGCGCCGGGCAAGGGAACGATCGCCACGATCACGCTGCCGCTACGGAGCGGTGCCGAGTCGTCCGGAACAGCGGCACATGTTCGGGCTGAACACTCCGCACTCAGGACTCAGCACTCGGGACCCCAGCAGAACGCGAAGATTCGCGTTCTGCTGGTCGACGACCATGCCATGGTGCGACAGGGAATTCGTGCGGTGTTGGAGGGCTATGAGGATGTGCAAATCGTCGGGGAAGCGGTGGACGGCCAGGACGCCGTGCGGTTGGCCGAGCAGCTGCGGCCCGGCATCGTGGTGATGGACATCAACATGCCGAAGATGAACGGCATTGAGGCCACGCAGGAAATTACCGCCCGCTATCCCAACATCATCGTGATCGGGTTGTCGGTGAACGCCGACGACGACAATTACCGCGCGATGACGAGGGCCGGCGCAGCCACGTTGCTGACGAAGGAAGCGGCCGTCGAGCAGATCTACGAGACTATGCTCGCGATACTAAAGGACTTCTGTCCTGTCGCATGA
- a CDS encoding MCP methyltransferase, CheR-type encodes MKQVKPAPPSISASTSTCPIKAAAPSFSPSTSALASTCPQNTEALEIELLLDALYRAHEYDFRGYARPSLTRRLARAREHFGCRSYSQLQDLLLHEPTALPTLLGYLTVQVSEMFRDPGYFRALRQEVVPHLKTYPSLKVWVAGCGAGEELYSLAILFREEGLEDRTVFYATDIDRDALKQAEAGIYGSDRLALFTMNHRRSGAKGSLSEYYHAGSRAVVFDRTLRKRTVFAEHNLASDAVFAEAHLISCRNVLIYFDRPLQNRAIGLFTEALVRKGFLGLGDKETVRFTGYDETFESFVSKERIYRKRGKL; translated from the coding sequence ATGAAACAAGTTAAGCCTGCTCCCCCTTCAATCTCAGCCTCAACCTCAACCTGTCCGATTAAAGCTGCCGCACCTTCATTCTCACCCTCGACCTCAGCCTTAGCCTCAACCTGTCCTCAAAACACCGAGGCGCTCGAAATCGAATTGCTGCTCGATGCGCTCTACCGTGCCCATGAGTACGACTTTCGCGGCTATGCCCGACCGTCGCTCACGCGCCGTTTGGCGCGGGCGCGCGAGCATTTCGGCTGCCGGAGCTATTCGCAACTCCAAGATCTGCTGTTGCACGAGCCGACGGCGCTGCCGACGCTGCTCGGCTATCTGACCGTGCAAGTGAGCGAAATGTTCCGTGATCCGGGATATTTTCGCGCGCTGCGCCAGGAGGTGGTGCCGCATTTGAAGACGTATCCGTCGCTCAAAGTGTGGGTGGCCGGTTGCGGCGCGGGCGAAGAGCTGTATTCACTCGCCATTCTGTTCCGCGAGGAAGGATTGGAGGACCGCACGGTATTCTATGCGACGGACATCGATCGCGACGCGCTCAAACAAGCGGAAGCCGGCATTTATGGCTCGGACCGTCTGGCATTGTTCACGATGAATCATCGGCGGTCGGGGGCGAAGGGATCGCTCTCCGAGTACTACCATGCCGGGTCGCGGGCTGTGGTGTTCGACAGGACACTGCGCAAACGGACGGTGTTCGCCGAGCACAATCTGGCTTCCGACGCCGTGTTCGCCGAGGCGCATTTGATTTCCTGCCGCAATGTGCTGATCTATTTCGACCGGCCGCTTCAGAACCGGGCCATCGGGTTGTTCACGGAGGCGCTTGTGCGGAAAGGATTTTTAGGCTTGGGAGACAAAGAGACTGTGCGCTTCACCGGGTATGACGAGACCTTTGAATCGTTCGTCTCGAAAGAACGTATCTATCGCAAGCGAGGGAAGCTATGA